The proteins below come from a single Fusobacterium nucleatum genomic window:
- a CDS encoding M48 family metallopeptidase: MKKIKNIILMLFISLIFISCATAPLTGRRQLKFVSDESVVQSSVAQYNQMIAQLRANHLLANNTAQGKRVAQIGRRVTGAVEKYLRENGMADKLQYLNWEFNLINTKDINAFALPGGKIAFYSGILPVLQTDGAIAFVMGHEIGHVIGGHHAESTSGQSLAGFLMLGKKAIDGMIGGAVVSDELAQQGLSLGLLKFSRTQEYEADKYGMIFMAMAGYNPEEAIKAEERMMKLEGSQNAEILSTHPSSQNRIEELRRFLPEAMKYYKK; encoded by the coding sequence ATGAAAAAAATAAAAAATATAATTTTAATGTTATTTATATCTTTAATTTTTATATCTTGTGCAACTGCACCTTTAACTGGTAGAAGACAGTTAAAATTTGTAAGTGATGAATCAGTTGTTCAATCATCAGTTGCTCAATATAATCAAATGATAGCACAACTTAGGGCTAACCATTTATTAGCAAATAACACTGCACAAGGAAAAAGAGTAGCTCAAATTGGAAGAAGGGTTACAGGAGCAGTTGAGAAATATCTAAGAGAAAATGGAATGGCTGATAAGCTACAATATCTAAATTGGGAATTTAATTTAATAAATACAAAAGATATTAATGCTTTTGCATTGCCAGGAGGAAAAATAGCCTTCTATTCTGGAATATTACCAGTTCTTCAAACAGATGGGGCAATAGCTTTTGTAATGGGACATGAAATTGGGCATGTTATTGGTGGACACCATGCAGAAAGTACAAGTGGACAGAGTTTAGCAGGGTTCTTAATGCTAGGAAAAAAAGCTATTGATGGAATGATTGGAGGAGCTGTTGTAAGTGATGAATTAGCACAACAAGGTTTATCTTTGGGACTTTTAAAATTTAGTAGAACACAAGAATATGAAGCTGATAAATATGGAATGATATTTATGGCTATGGCAGGTTACAATCCAGAAGAAGCCATAAAAGCAGAAGAAAGAATGATGAAATTAGAAGGAAGCCAAAATGCTGAAATTTTATCAACTCATCCTTCTAGCCAAAATAGAATAGAAGAATTGAGAAGATTTTTACCAGAAGCTATGAAATATTATAAGAAATAA
- the rpsR gene encoding 30S ribosomal protein S18: protein MAEFRRRRAKLRVKAEEIDYKNVELLKRFVSDKGKINPSRLTGANAKLQRKIAKAVKRARNIALIPYTRIEK, encoded by the coding sequence ATGGCAGAATTCAGAAGAAGAAGAGCTAAATTAAGAGTTAAAGCTGAAGAAATTGATTATAAAAATGTTGAACTTTTAAAGAGATTTGTATCTGATAAAGGAAAAATCAATCCTTCCAGATTAACAGGAGCCAATGCTAAATTACAAAGAAAAATAGCAAAAGCAGTTAAAAGAGCAAGAAATATAGCTCTTATACCATACACAAGAATAGAAAAATAA
- the rpsF gene encoding 30S ribosomal protein S6: MRKYEIMYIINPTVLEEGREEIINQVNALLTSNGATIAKTEKWGERKLAYPIDKKKSGFYVLTTFEIDGTKLAEVEAKVNIMESVMRYIVVKQD, encoded by the coding sequence ATGAGAAAATATGAAATCATGTACATCATCAATCCTACTGTTTTAGAAGAAGGTAGAGAAGAAATAATAAATCAAGTAAATGCTTTATTAACTTCAAATGGAGCTACAATAGCTAAGACAGAAAAATGGGGAGAAAGAAAACTTGCTTATCCAATAGATAAGAAAAAATCTGGTTTTTATGTACTAACTACTTTTGAGATTGACGGAACAAAATTAGCAGAAGTAGAAGCTAAGGTAAATATTATGGAATCTGTAATGAGATACATAGTTGTTAAGCAAGACTAA
- a CDS encoding proline--tRNA ligase produces the protein MRFSKAYIKTLKETPKEAEIASHKLMLRAGMIKKLASGIYAYLPLGYRTIKKIENIVREEMDRAGALELLMPVVQPAELWQESGRWDVMGPEMLRLKDRHERDFVLSPTQEEMITAIVRSDISSYKSLPINLYHIQTKFRDERRPRFGLMRGREFTMKDAYSFHTSQESLDEEFLNMRDAYSRIFTRCGLKFRPVDADSGNIGGSGSQEFQVLAESGEDEIIYSDGSEYAANIEKAVSELINPPKEELKEVELAHTPDCPTIESLAKYLNVPLERTVKALTYKDMGTDEIYMVLIRGDFEVNEVKLKNILNAVEVEMATDEEIEKLGLKKGYIGPYKLPTKIRIVADLSVPEISNHIVGSHQKDYHYKNVNYGRDYTADIVADIRTAKVGENCITGGKLHSARGIECGQIFKLGDKYSKSMNATYLDENGKTQYMLMGCYGIGVTRTMAAAIEQNNDENGIIWPVSIAPYIVDVIPANIKNEVQVGLAEKIYNELEEEKIDSILDDRDEKPGFKFKDADLIGFPFKIVVGKRADEGIVELKIRRTGETFEVSQNEVIAKIKELMKIY, from the coding sequence ATGAGGTTTAGTAAAGCATACATAAAGACTTTAAAAGAAACACCAAAGGAAGCAGAAATAGCAAGCCATAAGCTTATGTTAAGAGCAGGTATGATAAAGAAATTAGCAAGTGGTATCTATGCTTATTTACCATTGGGATATAGAACTATTAAAAAGATAGAAAATATAGTTCGTGAAGAAATGGACAGAGCAGGAGCATTGGAACTTTTAATGCCAGTTGTTCAACCAGCTGAACTTTGGCAAGAAAGTGGAAGATGGGATGTTATGGGTCCTGAAATGCTAAGATTAAAAGATAGACATGAAAGGGATTTTGTTCTATCTCCAACACAAGAAGAAATGATAACAGCAATAGTTAGAAGTGATATTTCTTCATATAAGTCACTTCCTATTAATCTATATCATATTCAAACAAAATTTAGAGATGAAAGAAGACCTAGATTTGGGCTTATGAGAGGTAGAGAGTTTACTATGAAAGATGCTTATTCTTTCCACACTTCACAAGAATCATTAGACGAAGAGTTTTTAAATATGAGAGATGCTTATTCAAGAATTTTTACAAGATGTGGTTTAAAATTTAGACCAGTTGATGCTGATTCTGGAAATATAGGTGGAAGTGGTTCACAAGAATTTCAAGTATTAGCTGAATCGGGAGAAGATGAAATTATTTATTCTGATGGTTCAGAATATGCAGCTAATATTGAAAAGGCTGTAAGTGAACTTATCAATCCACCAAAGGAAGAATTAAAGGAAGTTGAACTTGCTCATACACCAGATTGCCCAACAATAGAAAGTCTAGCTAAATATCTAAATGTTCCATTGGAAAGAACTGTAAAAGCATTAACTTACAAAGATATGGGAACTGATGAAATCTATATGGTTCTAATAAGAGGAGATTTTGAAGTTAATGAAGTTAAGCTAAAAAATATTTTAAATGCAGTAGAGGTTGAAATGGCTACTGATGAAGAAATAGAAAAATTAGGTTTGAAAAAAGGTTATATAGGACCATATAAATTACCTACTAAAATTAGAATTGTAGCAGATTTATCTGTACCAGAAATTTCAAATCATATAGTTGGTTCTCATCAAAAAGATTATCACTATAAAAATGTAAATTATGGTAGAGATTATACTGCTGATATAGTAGCAGATATAAGAACAGCTAAGGTTGGAGAAAACTGTATAACTGGTGGTAAGTTACATTCAGCAAGAGGAATTGAATGTGGACAAATATTCAAACTAGGAGATAAATATTCTAAATCTATGAATGCAACTTATCTTGATGAAAATGGTAAAACACAATATATGTTGATGGGTTGCTATGGTATAGGAGTTACAAGAACTATGGCAGCTGCAATAGAACAAAACAATGATGAGAATGGTATTATTTGGCCAGTGTCAATAGCACCTTATATTGTTGATGTTATTCCTGCAAATATAAAAAATGAAGTACAAGTAGGTTTAGCTGAAAAGATTTACAATGAATTAGAGGAAGAAAAAATTGATTCAATATTAGATGACAGAGATGAAAAACCTGGCTTTAAATTTAAAGATGCAGATTTAATTGGTTTCCCATTTAAAATTGTTGTTGGAAAAAGAGCTGATGAAGGCATAGTTGAATTAAAAATTAGAAGAACAGGTGAAACTTTTGAAGTTTCTCAAAATGAAGTTATTGCTAAAATAAAAGAATTAATGAAAATATATTAA
- the recG gene encoding ATP-dependent DNA helicase RecG — protein sequence MIESYRNIYSKLEDIPTKYITAKQLSNLKSLGINTIYDLIYYFPRAYDDRTNIKKIGELKFNEYVVLKASVMSAVNLTVRSGKKIVKAMVSDGTGIMEILWFGMPYIKKSLKIGEEYLFIGQIKKSAVFQLINPEYKLFSGQQKVSENEILPIYSSNKNITQNNLRKLVEKFIANFLNYFEENIPDKLIKEYKIMERKSAIKNIHYPVSMKEIEEAKRRFAIEELLILELGILKNRFIIENSNSKNYEVEGKKEKVRDFLSQLTFNLTNAQKKVIKEIYDEISNGKIVNRLIQGDVGSGKTVVAMVMLIYMAENAYQGALMAPTEILANQHYLGIKERLEKIGLRVELLTSSIKGKKKNEILEGIASGEIDIVIGTHSLIEDDVVFKKLGLIVIDEQHRFGVNQRNKLREKGFLGNLLVMSATPIPRSLALSIYGDLDLSIIDELPPGRTPIKTKWIANDEDLKKMYNFIYKKVNEGNQAYFVAPLIETSDKMALKSVDKVSEEIERKFSNKKIGIIHGKMKAKEKDEVMLKFKNKEYDILIATTVIEVGIDVPASTIMTIYNAERFGLSALHQLRGRVGRGSKQSYCFLISNSITENSKQRLSIMEETEDGFRIAEEDLKLRNSGEIFGLRQSGFSDLKFIDIIYDVKTIKLVRDECIKYLKEHKGEIENIYLKYDIEQKFSDIQAGN from the coding sequence ATGATAGAGAGTTATAGAAATATATATTCTAAATTAGAAGATATTCCAACTAAATATATAACAGCCAAACAGCTATCAAATCTTAAATCCTTAGGTATCAATACAATATATGATTTAATCTATTATTTTCCGAGAGCCTATGATGATAGGACAAATATAAAAAAAATTGGAGAATTAAAATTCAATGAATATGTCGTTTTAAAGGCAAGTGTTATGTCAGCTGTAAATTTAACAGTTAGAAGTGGTAAAAAAATTGTTAAAGCTATGGTAAGTGATGGAACAGGGATAATGGAGATACTATGGTTTGGTATGCCTTATATTAAGAAATCTTTGAAAATAGGAGAAGAATATTTATTTATAGGGCAGATTAAAAAATCAGCTGTTTTTCAGCTTATCAATCCAGAATATAAGTTATTTTCTGGTCAACAAAAAGTATCTGAAAATGAAATTTTACCAATATATAGTTCCAATAAAAATATTACACAGAATAATTTAAGAAAATTAGTAGAAAAGTTTATAGCGAATTTTTTAAATTATTTTGAAGAAAATATCCCTGATAAATTAATAAAAGAGTATAAGATAATGGAAAGAAAAAGTGCAATTAAAAATATACATTATCCTGTATCTATGAAAGAAATAGAAGAAGCAAAAAGAAGATTTGCAATAGAAGAATTGTTGATTTTAGAATTAGGAATACTTAAAAATAGATTTATAATTGAAAATTCAAATAGCAAAAATTATGAAGTTGAGGGGAAAAAAGAAAAAGTAAGAGATTTTTTATCACAATTAACCTTTAACTTAACTAATGCTCAAAAGAAAGTTATAAAAGAAATCTATGATGAAATCTCAAATGGAAAGATTGTAAATAGACTAATTCAGGGTGATGTTGGAAGTGGAAAAACAGTTGTTGCTATGGTTATGCTTATATATATGGCAGAAAATGCTTATCAAGGAGCATTGATGGCACCTACTGAAATTTTAGCTAATCAGCATTATCTTGGAATAAAAGAAAGATTAGAAAAAATCGGTTTAAGAGTGGAGTTGTTGACTTCTAGTATCAAAGGTAAGAAAAAAAATGAAATATTAGAAGGTATTGCAAGTGGAGAGATAGATATAGTTATAGGAACACATTCTTTGATAGAAGATGATGTAGTTTTTAAAAAGTTAGGGCTTATAGTGATAGATGAGCAACATAGATTTGGGGTTAATCAAAGAAATAAGTTAAGAGAAAAGGGCTTTTTAGGAAATCTTTTAGTTATGAGTGCCACACCTATTCCTCGTTCATTGGCTTTAAGTATATATGGAGATTTAGACTTATCAATAATAGATGAGTTACCACCTGGAAGAACTCCTATAAAAACTAAGTGGATAGCCAATGATGAAGATTTAAAAAAAATGTATAATTTTATCTATAAAAAAGTAAATGAAGGAAATCAAGCATATTTTGTTGCACCTCTTATAGAAACAAGTGATAAGATGGCATTAAAATCTGTGGACAAGGTTTCTGAGGAGATAGAGAGAAAATTTTCTAATAAGAAAATTGGTATAATTCATGGTAAGATGAAAGCCAAAGAAAAAGATGAGGTTATGCTTAAATTTAAAAATAAAGAATATGATATTTTAATAGCAACAACAGTTATAGAAGTTGGTATAGATGTTCCTGCCTCAACAATAATGACTATCTATAATGCTGAAAGATTTGGACTGTCAGCCCTACATCAATTAAGAGGTAGAGTTGGTAGAGGTTCAAAACAATCATACTGTTTTTTGATTTCTAATTCAATAACAGAAAATTCTAAACAGAGGTTATCTATTATGGAAGAAACAGAAGACGGTTTTAGAATAGCCGAGGAAGATTTAAAACTTAGAAATTCAGGGGAAATTTTTGGTTTAAGACAGAGTGGTTTCAGTGATTTAAAATTTATAGATATTATTTATGATGTTAAAACTATAAAACTTGTTAGAGATGAATGTATAAAATATTTAAAAGAGCATAAAGGAGAAATAGAAAATATCTATTTAAAATATGATATAGAACAAAAATTCTCTGATATACAAGCAGGAAATTAA
- a CDS encoding YebC/PmpR family DNA-binding transcriptional regulator, with amino-acid sequence MSGHSKWNNIQHRKGAQDKKRAKLFTKFGRELTIAAKEGGGDPNFNPRLRLAIEKAKAGNMPKDILERAIKKGSGELEGVDFTEMRYEGYGPAGTAFIVEAVTDNKNRTASEMRMTFTRKDGNLGADGAVSWMFKKKGIITVKAEGIDADEFMMAALEAGAEDVTEDDGYFEVTTEYTEFQTVLENLKDAGYQYEEAEISMIPENTVEITDLETAKKVMALYDALEDLDDSQNVYSNFDIPDEILEQLD; translated from the coding sequence GTGTCTGGACATAGTAAATGGAATAATATACAACATAGAAAAGGAGCTCAAGATAAAAAAAGAGCTAAATTATTTACAAAATTTGGAAGAGAATTAACAATAGCAGCTAAGGAAGGTGGCGGAGATCCAAACTTTAACCCAAGACTTAGACTTGCAATAGAAAAGGCTAAAGCTGGAAACATGCCTAAGGATATTTTAGAAAGAGCAATTAAAAAAGGTTCTGGGGAATTAGAAGGTGTAGATTTTACAGAAATGAGATATGAAGGCTATGGACCTGCTGGAACAGCCTTTATAGTTGAAGCTGTAACTGATAATAAAAACAGGACAGCCTCAGAAATGAGAATGACTTTCACTCGTAAAGATGGAAATCTTGGAGCAGATGGAGCAGTATCTTGGATGTTCAAGAAAAAAGGAATAATAACTGTAAAAGCAGAAGGGATAGATGCTGATGAATTTATGATGGCTGCATTGGAAGCAGGAGCAGAAGATGTTACAGAAGATGATGGATATTTTGAAGTGACTACTGAGTATACAGAATTTCAAACTGTGCTTGAAAATTTAAAAGATGCAGGTTATCAATATGAAGAAGCAGAAATCAGTATGATACCTGAAAATACAGTTGAAATAACTGATTTAGAAACTGCTAAAAAAGTTATGGCACTTTATGATGCTTTGGAAGATTTAGATGACTCACAAAATGTTTACTCTAACTTTGATATTCCAGATGAAATATTAGAACAATTAGATTAA
- a CDS encoding addiction module toxin RelE — MEIRYKNKRIRDICENEKKAIKKYNKIIAEKLIFSIEFLKNSKSLKDVADYDNFRLHELKYERKGQFAIDLGKTTGYRLIIEPVTVNKENEIISYESINIVEIMEVSNHYE, encoded by the coding sequence ATGGAAATTAGATATAAAAATAAGAGAATTCGTGATATTTGCGAAAATGAGAAAAAAGCAATAAAAAAGTATAATAAAATTATTGCTGAAAAACTAATTTTCTCTATTGAATTTTTAAAGAACTCTAAGTCTTTAAAAGATGTTGCAGATTATGATAACTTTAGGCTTCATGAACTAAAATATGAAAGAAAAGGGCAATTTGCAATAGATTTAGGGAAAACAACGGGATACAGACTAATTATAGAACCTGTTACTGTCAACAAAGAAAATGAAATAATATCTTATGAAAGTATAAATATTGTTGAAATAATGGAGGTGTCAAATCATTATGAATAA
- a CDS encoding helix-turn-helix transcriptional regulator, with translation MNKLVFKSKDNEMIFHPGYLIKNIMDEEGKDIKGMVQLLGLTEKEITALINAEISITDDMIDRIVKNYGTSKELWKNFQNKYDLKMKELEENPMIFNFERENEISSDIANNILNSVSERLIIA, from the coding sequence ATGAATAAGTTAGTTTTTAAATCAAAAGATAACGAGATGATTTTTCACCCAGGATATTTAATCAAAAATATAATGGATGAAGAAGGGAAAGATATAAAAGGAATGGTACAGCTATTAGGTTTAACAGAAAAAGAAATCACAGCTCTCATAAATGCTGAAATAAGTATAACAGATGATATGATAGATAGAATTGTCAAAAATTATGGAACATCAAAAGAATTATGGAAAAATTTTCAAAATAAATATGATTTAAAAATGAAAGAACTTGAAGAAAATCCTATGATTTTTAATTTTGAAAGAGAAAATGAAATTAGTTCAGACATAGCAAATAATATATTGAATAGTGTTTCTGAAAGGCTAATCATAGCATAA
- a CDS encoding dTDP-glucose 4,6-dehydratase, with protein sequence MKIYLITGAAGFIGANFLKYILKKYEDIKVIVVDSLTYAGNLGTIKKELKDSRVKFEKVDIRDRKEIGRIFSKNKVDYVVNFAAESHVDRSIENPQIFLETNILGTQNLLDNAKKSWAVSKDENGYPIYREGVKYLQISTDEVYGSLSKDYDEPIEFVITDKDVKKVVKNRENLKTYGDNFFTEESPVDPRSPYSASKTGADHIVIAYGETYKLPINITRCSNNYGPYQFPEKLIPLMIKNILEGKKLPVYGKGDNIRDWIFVEDNCKGIDLVLREAKVREVYNIGGFNEEKNINIVKLIIDILKEEIINNDEYKKVLNTDISNINYDLITYVQDRLGHDMRYAINSSKISKDLEWYPETDFETGIRKTIKWYLENQDWVDEVVSGDYQKYYERMYGNR encoded by the coding sequence ATGAAAATATATCTAATAACAGGAGCAGCAGGCTTCATAGGAGCAAATTTTTTAAAATATATCTTAAAGAAATATGAGGATATAAAAGTAATTGTTGTAGATTCATTGACTTATGCAGGAAATCTAGGAACAATAAAAAAAGAATTAAAAGATAGTAGAGTTAAGTTTGAAAAAGTAGATATTAGAGATAGAAAAGAAATAGGAAGAATATTCTCTAAAAATAAAGTAGATTATGTTGTTAACTTTGCAGCAGAATCACATGTGGATAGGTCTATTGAAAATCCACAAATATTCTTAGAAACAAATATATTAGGAACTCAAAATCTATTAGATAATGCTAAAAAATCCTGGGCAGTGTCAAAAGATGAAAATGGCTATCCAATATATAGAGAAGGTGTAAAATATCTTCAAATATCAACTGATGAAGTTTACGGAAGTTTATCAAAAGATTATGATGAGCCAATAGAATTTGTAATAACTGATAAAGATGTAAAAAAAGTTGTTAAGAATAGAGAAAATCTAAAAACTTATGGAGATAATTTCTTCACAGAAGAAAGTCCAGTTGACCCAAGAAGTCCATATTCAGCTTCTAAAACAGGGGCAGATCATATTGTTATAGCTTATGGTGAAACATATAAGTTACCAATTAATATAACAAGATGTTCAAATAATTATGGTCCTTATCAATTTCCAGAAAAGCTAATACCTTTGATGATAAAAAATATTTTAGAAGGGAAAAAGCTTCCAGTGTACGGAAAAGGAGATAATATAAGAGATTGGATTTTTGTTGAAGATAATTGTAAAGGAATAGACTTAGTTTTAAGAGAAGCAAAAGTTAGAGAAGTATATAATATAGGTGGTTTTAACGAAGAAAAAAATATAAATATAGTTAAATTAATAATTGATATATTAAAAGAAGAAATCATAAATAATGATGAATATAAAAAAGTTTTAAACACAGATATATCAAATATTAACTATGATTTAATAACTTATGTTCAAGATAGATTAGGACATGATATGAGATATGCAATTAATTCAAGTAAGATATCAAAAGATTTAGAATGGTATCCAGAAACAGATTTTGAAACAGGAATAAGAAAGACTATTAAATGGTATTTAGAAAATCAAGATTGGGTTGATGAAGTTGTGTCAGGTGATTATCAAAAATACTATGAAAGAATGTATGGAAATAGATAA
- a CDS encoding lipopolysaccharide biosynthesis protein yields MKKELLLNFIITLVIGILTFAINRYFVIYIGIAALGIMKLFNQLLYYLNLVEMGIGGASTYAFYEPLMKNDYKKISIILGTIASLYNKISVIIFSIGLFITPLIPLLLKDKIETKILYIYWILYVINITISYLYIKYSILFMADQKFNIVRSIQGISKITCQVLQIIVIIKIQSFIVYILLLILDNLIQYICYLYYYKKNYKKIYTTKERDKSIFINIGRLFWHKLAALVVFNTDLILISKFISLEAVGIYASYLMISQMVASIFNIFINVLRPKVGKFIAKHTKEEVFFLWKKLNILFLFFSLVAIMSIYFLIDDFIKLWLGEKFIFSKLTTILILINFFIYFSRMITDIFKDGDGFFEDTNLPILEAIINFLISLILVNLIGINGVIIGTIVSNILIICIARPILVFKRCFNKGTNKYIKLYRQYLFFIMVTILISCLIINNTPIFIVKTWLDFILKAAVVGGINFALILIIFLKNSDFRKNYKLLVLE; encoded by the coding sequence ATGAAAAAAGAATTGTTGTTAAATTTTATAATAACCTTAGTAATTGGGATATTAACTTTTGCAATTAATAGATATTTTGTTATTTATATTGGAATAGCAGCATTAGGAATAATGAAATTATTTAATCAACTTTTATATTATTTAAATTTAGTTGAAATGGGAATTGGAGGAGCTTCAACCTATGCTTTCTATGAACCACTTATGAAAAATGATTATAAAAAAATAAGTATTATATTAGGTACAATTGCATCACTATATAATAAAATTTCAGTAATTATTTTTAGTATTGGTCTATTTATAACTCCACTAATTCCATTGTTACTAAAAGATAAAATAGAAACTAAAATTTTATATATTTATTGGATTTTATATGTTATTAATATCACAATTAGTTATTTATATATAAAATATAGCATTTTATTTATGGCAGATCAAAAGTTTAATATAGTAAGAAGTATTCAAGGAATTAGTAAAATAACTTGTCAAGTTTTACAAATTATAGTTATTATAAAAATACAGAGTTTTATAGTTTATATTTTATTATTAATTTTAGATAACCTTATTCAATATATTTGTTATCTTTACTATTATAAAAAAAATTATAAAAAAATATATACTACAAAAGAAAGAGATAAATCTATTTTTATAAATATAGGAAGACTATTTTGGCATAAATTAGCTGCTTTAGTCGTTTTTAATACAGATTTAATATTAATATCTAAGTTTATTTCATTAGAAGCAGTTGGGATATATGCAAGTTATTTAATGATATCACAGATGGTAGCATCTATTTTCAATATTTTTATTAATGTATTGAGACCTAAAGTTGGGAAATTTATTGCAAAGCATACAAAAGAAGAAGTTTTTTTTCTATGGAAAAAATTAAATATTTTATTTTTATTTTTTAGTTTAGTAGCTATTATGAGCATTTATTTTTTGATAGATGATTTTATAAAATTATGGTTAGGTGAAAAATTTATTTTTTCAAAACTAACAACAATATTAATTTTGATTAATTTTTTTATTTATTTTTCCAGAATGATTACAGATATTTTTAAAGATGGAGATGGTTTTTTTGAAGATACTAACTTACCAATTTTAGAAGCAATAATTAATTTTTTAATTTCATTAATTCTAGTTAATTTGATTGGAATTAATGGAGTTATTATTGGAACCATAGTATCTAATATTTTAATAATTTGTATTGCACGACCTATTTTAGTTTTTAAAAGATGTTTTAATAAAGGAACAAATAAATATATAAAACTTTATAGACAATATCTTTTCTTTATTATGGTAACAATTTTAATTTCTTGTTTAATTATAAATAATACACCAATATTTATTGTAAAAACATGGCTTGATTTTATATTAAAAGCAGCTGTTGTTGGGGGAATTAATTTTGCATTAATCTTAATTATTTTTTTGAAAAATTCAGATTTTAGAAAAAATTATAAATTATTAGTATTGGAATAG
- a CDS encoding glycosyltransferase family A protein: MQEISVIVPTYKPDYYIWECLNSIAIQSLDKEKYEVLIVLNGDKEPFFTEIESYLKKNNLNNFNLIYSQEKGVSNARNIGLDSAKGEYICFVDDDDFLDKNYLQEMLRVILKYRNDGIVISNSLNFEEKTGLEKYRTNYILGSKEKNLLKMRKFFSNVWGKLIPTGVIVNMRFNRKFKNGEDSLFMVELSKNIKYIAVSEKEIYYNRRLRANSAFHKKKKNLYILSNRFLLILSCSKLLFKKSYNRIFILLEIITLTKGMIIQFLNNKGKV, encoded by the coding sequence ATGCAAGAAATAAGTGTAATAGTCCCAACATATAAACCAGATTATTATATATGGGAATGTTTAAATTCTATAGCTATTCAAAGTCTGGATAAAGAGAAATATGAAGTTTTAATAGTGTTAAATGGAGATAAAGAACCATTTTTTACAGAAATAGAATCATATTTAAAAAAGAATAATCTTAATAATTTTAATTTGATTTATAGCCAAGAAAAAGGAGTTTCAAATGCAAGAAACATAGGTTTAGATAGTGCTAAAGGAGAGTATATTTGTTTTGTAGATGATGATGATTTTTTAGATAAAAATTATTTACAAGAAATGTTAAGAGTAATATTAAAATATAGAAATGATGGTATTGTTATAAGTAATTCTTTAAACTTTGAAGAAAAAACTGGTTTAGAAAAATATAGAACAAACTATATATTAGGGAGCAAAGAAAAAAATCTTTTAAAGATGAGAAAATTTTTTTCTAATGTATGGGGGAAATTAATTCCAACTGGAGTTATCGTTAATATGAGATTTAACAGGAAATTTAAAAATGGAGAAGACTCACTTTTTATGGTAGAATTATCAAAAAATATTAAATATATAGCTGTTTCTGAAAAAGAGATTTATTATAATAGGAGATTAAGAGCAAATTCAGCATTCCATAAAAAAAAGAAAAATTTATATATTTTATCAAATAGATTTTTACTGATATTAAGTTGTAGTAAACTTCTTTTTAAAAAGTCTTATAATAGGATTTTTATTTTACTTGAAATAATTACTTTAACAAAAGGAATGATAATACAATTTTTGAATAATAAGGGAAAAGTTTAA
- a CDS encoding GtrA family protein, which produces MKNNKLENQILIFIVIGGLATTIDFIVYSYLLNFFSINISKLISMLNSSLFSYFMNKIFTFNKGKNYNSKYLIKFYIIFLLNLLTNIFVNYYVYKWTSIKILAFILATLFGMIVNFIGQKFFVFK; this is translated from the coding sequence ATGAAAAACAATAAATTAGAGAATCAAATTTTAATATTTATAGTTATTGGAGGACTTGCTACAACAATAGATTTTATTGTATATAGCTATCTATTAAACTTTTTTTCAATAAATATTTCAAAACTTATATCTATGTTAAATTCTTCTTTGTTTTCTTATTTTATGAACAAAATTTTTACCTTTAATAAAGGTAAAAATTATAATAGTAAATATTTAATAAAGTTTTATATTATATTTTTATTGAATTTACTGACTAATATATTTGTAAATTATTATGTTTATAAATGGACTTCAATAAAAATATTAGCTTTTATTTTAGCCACACTTTTTGGAATGATAGTAAATTTTATAGGGCAAAAGTTTTTTGTTTTTAAATAA